In Chiloscyllium punctatum isolate Juve2018m chromosome 38, sChiPun1.3, whole genome shotgun sequence, a single genomic region encodes these proteins:
- the LOC140463648 gene encoding leucine-rich repeat transmembrane neuronal protein 4-like isoform X2, translating into MGLSGIAVLVMAPTVFLSVVTAAAERGCPANCRCHGKIVYCESLSLQEIPPNLSPGSLGLSLRYNSLHQLQPNQFLGLKQLTWLYLDHNYIDQIHEQAFAGAHRLKELILSSNRISSLSNQTFRPVSNLRNLDLSYNQLQVLQPEQFRGLRKLQSLHLRSNRLRTVPVRIFQDCRNVEFLDLGYNRIRSLARNAFAGLGRLVELHLEHNQFSKVNLGHFPRLLALRILYLQWNKISVVIQGMSWTWSSLEKLDLSGNEIQAIGPNVFQCVPNLQTLQLDSNKLTTIGQEILESWISLSSISLAGNMWECNHNICSLVNWLKRFKGRRESTMLCAGPKALQGEQVMDAVDNYELCIKKQRVSTQAVPKLSARPTFRTRLPKANGEVKGQPVPAASASPTDASSDPDLGEPISFHKIIAGSVALFLSVLVILLVIYVSWKRYPASMKQFQQRSLGHRHRKKKRQSLRQMVPSTQEYYVDYKPAHAEATEMLMNGAAPCTFSKSGSRECEVKGSSTEPCQNESTLCDPRHNGYRQLYRYMISSTTTNQDT; encoded by the exons ATGG GTCTCAGTGGGATCGCAGTGTTGGTGATGGCTCCCACTGTCTTCCTGAGCGTCGTCACTGCCGCGGCCGAGCGGGGCTGCCCCGCCAACTGCAGATGCCACGGGAAAATCGTGTACTGCGAGTCGCTCAGCCTGCAGGAGATCCCTCCGAACCTGTCCCCGGGCTCCCTGGGCCTCTCGCTGCGCTACAACAGCCTGCACCAACTGCAACCCAACCAGTTCCTGGGTCTCAAGCAGCTCACCTGGCTGTACCTGGACCACAACTACATTGACCAGATCCACGAGCAGGCCTTCGCTGGAGCCCATCGACTCAAGGAGTTGATCCTGAGCTCCAACCGCATCAGCTCCCTTTCCAACCAGACCTTCCGGCCGGTCAGTAACCTCCGTAACCTGGACCTGTCCTACAACCAGCTGCAGGTGCTGCAGCCTGAGCAGTTCCGGGGTCTCCGCAAACTCCAGAGTCTGCACCTGAGGTCCAACCGCCTGCGGACGGTGCCAGTCCGGATCTTCCAGGACTGCCGCAACGTGGAGTTCCTCGACTTGGGTTACAACCGGATCCGCAGCCTGGCCCGGAACGCCTTCGCCGGCCTCGGGCGCCTGGTGGAACTCCACCTGGAGCACAACCAGTTCTCCAAGGTCAACCTGGGCCACTTCCCCCGGCTCCTGGCCCTGCGCATCCTCTACCTGCAGTGGAACAAGATCAGTGTGGTCATCCAGGGCATGTCGTGGACCTGGAGCTCCCTGGAGAAGCTCGACCTCTCCGGCAACGAGATCCAGGCCATTGGGCCCAACGTCTTCCAGTGTGTGCCCAACCTGCAGACCCTGCAGCTGGACTCCAACAAGCTGACCACCATCGGGCAGGAGATCCTAGAGTCCTGGATCTCGCTCAGCTCCATCAGCCTGGCCGGGAACATGTGGGAGTGCAACCACAATATCTGCTCGCTGGTCAACTGGCTGAAGAGGTTCAAAGGTCGGAGGGAGAGCACCATGCTGTGTGCCGGTCCCAAGGCACTGCAAGGTGAGCAGGTCATGGACGCCGTCGATAACTATGAGCTCTGCATCAAAAAGCAGAGGGTCTCTACCCAAGCCGTGCCCAAGCTGTCCGCCAGGCCCACCTTCCGAACGAGACTTCCCAAAGCCAACGGGGAGGTCAAAGGCCAGCCCGTGCCCGCAGCCAGTGCCAGCCCCACTGATGCCAGCTCCGACCCTGACTTGGGGGAACCCATCTCCTTCCACAAGATCATAGCGGGGAGTGTGGCCCTGTTCCTCTCAGTACTGGTCATCCTGCTGGTCATCTATGTGTCCTGGAAGCGGTACCCAGCCAGCATGAAGCAATTCCAGCAGCGCTCGCTGGGGCATCGGCATCGGAAAAAGAAGAGGCAGTCTTTGAGACAAATGGTCCCCAGCACCCAGGAGTATTATGTTGATTATAAACCTGCCCACGCTGAGGCCACTGAGATGTTGATGAATGGAGCAGCTCCGTGCACCTTTAGTAAATCAGGCTCCAGGGAATGTGAG
- the LOC140463648 gene encoding leucine-rich repeat transmembrane neuronal protein 4-like isoform X3, with amino-acid sequence MGLSGIAVLVMAPTVFLSVVTAAAERGCPANCRCHGKIVYCESLSLQEIPPNLSPGSLGLSLRYNSLHQLQPNQFLGLKQLTWLYLDHNYIDQIHEQAFAGAHRLKELILSSNRISSLSNQTFRPVSNLRNLDLSYNQLQVLQPEQFRGLRKLQSLHLRSNRLRTVPVRIFQDCRNVEFLDLGYNRIRSLARNAFAGLGRLVELHLEHNQFSKVNLGHFPRLLALRILYLQWNKISVVIQGMSWTWSSLEKLDLSGNEIQAIGPNVFQCVPNLQTLQLDSNKLTTIGQEILESWISLSSISLAGNMWECNHNICSLVNWLKRFKGRRESTMLCAGPKALQGEQVMDAVDNYELCIKKQRVSTQAVPKLSARPTFRTRLPKANGEVKGQPVPAASASPTDASSDPDLGEPISFHKIIAGSVALFLSVLVILLVIYVSWKRYPASMKQFQQRSLGHRHRKKKRQSLRQMVPSTQEYYVDYKPAHAEATEMLMNGAAPCTFSKSGSRECEVS; translated from the exons ATGG GTCTCAGTGGGATCGCAGTGTTGGTGATGGCTCCCACTGTCTTCCTGAGCGTCGTCACTGCCGCGGCCGAGCGGGGCTGCCCCGCCAACTGCAGATGCCACGGGAAAATCGTGTACTGCGAGTCGCTCAGCCTGCAGGAGATCCCTCCGAACCTGTCCCCGGGCTCCCTGGGCCTCTCGCTGCGCTACAACAGCCTGCACCAACTGCAACCCAACCAGTTCCTGGGTCTCAAGCAGCTCACCTGGCTGTACCTGGACCACAACTACATTGACCAGATCCACGAGCAGGCCTTCGCTGGAGCCCATCGACTCAAGGAGTTGATCCTGAGCTCCAACCGCATCAGCTCCCTTTCCAACCAGACCTTCCGGCCGGTCAGTAACCTCCGTAACCTGGACCTGTCCTACAACCAGCTGCAGGTGCTGCAGCCTGAGCAGTTCCGGGGTCTCCGCAAACTCCAGAGTCTGCACCTGAGGTCCAACCGCCTGCGGACGGTGCCAGTCCGGATCTTCCAGGACTGCCGCAACGTGGAGTTCCTCGACTTGGGTTACAACCGGATCCGCAGCCTGGCCCGGAACGCCTTCGCCGGCCTCGGGCGCCTGGTGGAACTCCACCTGGAGCACAACCAGTTCTCCAAGGTCAACCTGGGCCACTTCCCCCGGCTCCTGGCCCTGCGCATCCTCTACCTGCAGTGGAACAAGATCAGTGTGGTCATCCAGGGCATGTCGTGGACCTGGAGCTCCCTGGAGAAGCTCGACCTCTCCGGCAACGAGATCCAGGCCATTGGGCCCAACGTCTTCCAGTGTGTGCCCAACCTGCAGACCCTGCAGCTGGACTCCAACAAGCTGACCACCATCGGGCAGGAGATCCTAGAGTCCTGGATCTCGCTCAGCTCCATCAGCCTGGCCGGGAACATGTGGGAGTGCAACCACAATATCTGCTCGCTGGTCAACTGGCTGAAGAGGTTCAAAGGTCGGAGGGAGAGCACCATGCTGTGTGCCGGTCCCAAGGCACTGCAAGGTGAGCAGGTCATGGACGCCGTCGATAACTATGAGCTCTGCATCAAAAAGCAGAGGGTCTCTACCCAAGCCGTGCCCAAGCTGTCCGCCAGGCCCACCTTCCGAACGAGACTTCCCAAAGCCAACGGGGAGGTCAAAGGCCAGCCCGTGCCCGCAGCCAGTGCCAGCCCCACTGATGCCAGCTCCGACCCTGACTTGGGGGAACCCATCTCCTTCCACAAGATCATAGCGGGGAGTGTGGCCCTGTTCCTCTCAGTACTGGTCATCCTGCTGGTCATCTATGTGTCCTGGAAGCGGTACCCAGCCAGCATGAAGCAATTCCAGCAGCGCTCGCTGGGGCATCGGCATCGGAAAAAGAAGAGGCAGTCTTTGAGACAAATGGTCCCCAGCACCCAGGAGTATTATGTTGATTATAAACCTGCCCACGCTGAGGCCACTGAGATGTTGATGAATGGAGCAGCTCCGTGCACCTTTAGTAAATCAGGCTCCAGGGAATGTGAG